The following coding sequences lie in one Oncorhynchus nerka isolate Pitt River linkage group LG14, Oner_Uvic_2.0, whole genome shotgun sequence genomic window:
- the LOC115124165 gene encoding nuclear receptor coactivator 7-like, with protein MSCVRLRGILVDMRPMQENIKVLYFANKCLEPYVEIITGKDAVKRRRSVCSSEEGNRSEDEEPEDLLPVLRNHSQLLNDHHIESLANHMPARTQGYPWNLVYSTAIHGTSLKTLYRQMAHIDSPVLLVIKDMGKKVFGAFSSHPFRVSDCCYGTGETFVYSFDPAFKAYRWSGENSYFIRGHMDSLQIGGGGGLFGLWLDADLYHGASYSCHTFNNQPLSTQQDFTVQDLEVWTVQ; from the exons ATGAGTTGTGTTAGACTAAGAGGAATATTAGTAGACATGAGACCAATGCAGGAGAACATCAAGGTGCTTTACTTTGCAAACAAATGTCTGGAGCCATATGTAGAG ATCATCACAGGGAAGGATGCAGTGAAGCGTCGACGGAGCGTGTGCAGCTCAGAGGAGGGTAACCGCTCTGAGGACGAGGAGCCCGAGGACTTACTTCCTGTTCTCCGAAACCACAGCCAGCTCCTTAATGACCACCACATCGAGAGT CTAGCCAATCACATGCCAGCAAGGACACAGGGGTATCCATGGAACCTGGTCTACAGCACAGCCATTCATGGCACCAGCCTGAAGACTCTGTACAGGCAAATGGCCCACATCGACAGTCCTGTGCTTCTGGTCATCAAAGACATGGGGAAAAAG gtgtttGGTGCTTTCTCCTCCCATCCCTTCAGAGTGAGTGACTGTTGCTACGGAACAGGAGAGACTTTTGTCTACAGTTTCGACCCTGCATTCAAG GCCTACAGGTGGAGTGGTGAGAACTCGTACTTCATCAGGGGCCATATGGACTCTCTACAGATTGGTGGAGGAGG GGGGCTTTTTGGCCTGTGGCTGGATGCTGATCTGTACCACGGTGCCAGCTACTCCTGTCACACCTTCAACAACCAGCCCCTGTCCACCCAGCAAGACTTCACAGTGCAGGACCTGGAGGTCTGGACTGTACAGTAa
- the LOC115124162 gene encoding actin-binding Rho-activating protein-like, which yields MENNDDRTVCVTSVKGLKDNWQRWSNEHQEYQKDNPFSNDRGAMVIATAQQQRLQRDQDGYGRPLEGSLTEQRGQDAHIHISREVEELCQVIRDIGESCGDGGSEERPVVTVEFGKLFEHYVNISNKVVGILLRARKQGLVSFEGEMLWQGQDDRVLITLLQSPG from the coding sequence ATGGAGAACAACGATGacaggacagtgtgtgtgacatCAGTGAAAGGGTTAAAGGACAACTGGCAGAGATGGTCCAACGAGCACCAGGAGTACCAGAAAGACAACCCCTTCAGTAACGACCGGGGGGCTATGGTGATTGCGACTGCCCAGCAGCAGAGGCTCCAGCGGGACCAGGATGGCTACGGGAGGCCCCTGGAGGGCTCATTGACAGAGCAGAGGGGCCAGGACGCCCACATCCACATTAGCCGGGAGGTGGAGGAGCTCTGCCAGGTGATCAGGGACATCGGGGAAAGCTGTGGGGACGGAGGCAGCGAGGAGAGACCTGTGGTGACGGTGGAGTTTGGGAAGCTGTTTGAGCACTATGTGAACATCTCCAACAAGGTGGTGGGGATCCTGCTGAGGGCCAGAAAACAAGGCCTGGTCAGCTTTGAAGGGGAGATGCTGTGGCAGGGGCAGGATGACCGGGTCCTCATCACACTGCTACAGTCACCAGGATGA